Part of the Halopenitus persicus genome is shown below.
AACGCCGCGGTTCGAACCCACCGGACGTCCGACGACGGCCTCCGGCGGGCCGTCCCGGCTGCCGGAACCGCTCGTCGACGGGCGGACGGTCGACGCGGATCGGCGGATGGATCCCGGCCGGGTTCCGGTCACGGACGGACGCCCCCCACCCGTTCACCGAGTCGTCCGGATTTTCCCACCGACCCCTCGGTCCGACGTGTGGAGCTGATCGTCGTTGTACGCCGGTCCGGGGTCGATATCGGTCGATACGGTCCGCCGGTGCCGATCGGCGGGTCCCCCCGAGGACGCGTCGGAGCGCGTGTCGGAGACGGACGTTCCCCCATCGAATCAGTCGAACATATGCATCACAGTACACAGCAGTCGAACGGCGAGTCGGCGACCGAAATCGATCTCACGGATCCCGACTACTATCTCAATCGGGAGCTCTCCGAACTCGCGTTTCAGGAGCGCGTGCTTCGGGAAGGACTGGACGAGCGGAATCCACCGCTCGAACGGCTTCGGTTTCTCGCGTTCTTCACGAAGAACACCGACGAGTTCTTCATGAAACGGGTCGGCGGACTCAAACAGCAGATCGACGCGAACGTCAGGACCACGACGCCGGACGGGCGAACGCCCGCCCAACAGTGGGAGGAGGTCCTCGAGGCTGCCCGCCCGCTGTTTCGAGAACAATCCGAGTACTGGCGGACGACGCTGAAACCGACGCTCGCCGAGTCGGGCATCGCGATCCGCGATCACGAGACGCTCCCGGCGGACGAGCGGGAGACGCTTCGGGACTACTTCGAGGAGTCCATCCTGCCGACGCTGACGCCGCTCGTGTTCGATCCGGCGCACCCGTTTCCGTTCATCTCGAACCGCTCGCTGTCCCTTGCGGTGCTGTCCGCGAGCGATGCCGACGAGCCGAGGTTCACCCGTATCAAGATCCCATCGAACCAACCACGACTGGTCGAGGTTCCGGGCGAGACACACCACTACGTCCTCATCGAGGACCTCATCGAGGCCAATCTCGATCTCCTCCTGCCGGGTCTCGACGTCCGTGACGTGTCGAAGTTCAAGGTCACGCGGAACGCGGAGGTGCGACGCAACGAGGAGGTCGCCGAGGACCTCATCGATCTGGTCGAGGAGGTGCTCGAACAACGCCGCTTTGCGACGGTCGTCCGGCTGGAGGTCGACGCCGACATGCCCGACGAATCGCTCGCGATTCTCACGGACCAACTGGACGTCGACGATCGAGAGGTGTTCCATCGACGAGGACCGATCGACTTCTCGGATTTCTTCTCGCTCACCGACTGCAACCGCTCGGACCTCAAACTCCCCGACTGGAAACCACGGCCCCACCCGCGGTTGGGACCGACGGCCACCGAATCACCGACTACGGAATCACCGACTACGGAATCGACGGCCACCGAATCACCGACTACGGAATCGACGGCCACCGAATCACCGACTACGGAATCACCGACTACGGAATCGACGGCCACCGAATCACCGACTACGGAATCACCGACTACGGAACCGACGGCCACCGAATCACGGGCCGCAACCGCGGACGTCTTCCGTGAGATCCGCAAGGGGGACGTTCTCGTCCATCATCCCTACCACTCATTCGAGGGGACGGTACAACGGTTCCTCGATGCGGCGGCACACGATCCGGACGTGCTTGCGGTGAAGGCGGCCATCTATCGAACCGCGAGCGACTCGAAGGTCATCCAGAGCCTGATCGACGCGGCGGACAACGGCAAACAGGTGGCCGTGATGGTCGAACTCAAAGCCCGGTTCGACGAACGGAACAACCTCGAGTGGGTGCGTCAGCTCGAGGAGGAGGGCATCCACGTCGCCTACGGGACCGTTGGGTTGAAAACGCACACCAAGACCGCGCTCGTGGTTCGGCGGGAGGACGACGGGGTCAAGCTGTACTCCCACGTCGGGACCGGAAACTACCACTCCGGAACCGCGAAGGGGTATTCCGACCTGGGGCTGTTGACCGCCGATCGTGACATCGGCCTCGATCTCACGAAGGTGTTCAACTTCTTCACCGGCCCGACGCTCGACGACCGCTTCCGGAAGCTCCTCATCGCCCCCGTGACGATGCGCGAGCGGTTCACCGAGATGGTGAGACGGGAAGCCGAACACGCTCGGTCCGGTCGTCGGGCACGCATCGTGGTGAAGGTGAACGGACTCGAGGACCCGTCGATGGTCGAGGAGCTCTATCGAGCCTCGAGGGCCGGCGTCGACATCGATCTGCTTGTCAGGGACATCTGTCGACTCCGGCCGGGCATCGAGGGAGTAAGCGAGAACATCACCGTCCATTCCATCGTCGGTCGGTTCCTCGAACACGCCCGGATCTTCTACTTCGAGAACGGCGGGACGCCGGAGTGGTATCTCGGATCGGCCGACTGGATGACGCGAAACCTCGACCACCGGGTCGAAGCCGTCACGCCCGTGGAGAACGAACGGCTCCGGCGGCAGCTCCGGTTCATACTGGAGGCCTCGCTGCGTGATAATCGTCGTCGGTGGGTGATGCAAAGCGACGGAAGCTACGAACGGACCACCCCGAGCGAGGAGGAGTCGGTTCGTGACATCCAGCACCTCTTGATGGACGCGACGGACGCCGCCCTCGATCACAACGCCGGGATGGGACTGCGGATCGAGACGGACGCGATCGACGAGGAGCTCCTCGTGACCGAGGACTCGGAGGCCGTCCAGCCCGTGAGCGATGCGGAATCCGAGACAGCGGAAGCCGAGACGGCGGAAGCCGAGACGGACACGGCGTTGGAGGTCCCCCACGGAACCGATCCCGATGGTTCCGACGACGGTCCGACGAATCCCGATGGTTCCGACGACGGTCCGACGAATCCCGATGGTTCCGACGACGATCGGACGCTCTCGGGAGACATCTCGGTGTTCGAGACGTATTCGGAGCGATGGTACCATCCCGATAGCGAGTCCTACGAGTGGGCGGTCAGAACGACCGATGGAAACCGACGATATTTCAAGACGCGGTCGGGTGCCCGCGATCGCCTTCGGTCGGAGTACGGAACGATCCGGTGAACCGCCTCGGGGTCAAGTGGGTCGAGACGCTCCGCGTCTCGTCATCACGGAAATCGAACGTTTCCGAACGACCCCGAGGCACTCGCCTTGCGTATCTGTAGACGGAGGCGTCAGATCGGGGAAACGACCTTCGAATCCGCCCGGGACCGGTGTGTTACTGCAGGATCCGTGGCAACGAAGTCATCGTGCCGGTACCGGTATGCGGTGAGCGTCCCGCCGTAGACGCAGCCGGTGTCGAGCCCGACGGCGAACTCCCGTTCCACCGGGGATTCGTGAACGGTGTGGCCGAAAAACACGCGGTGGGGACCGTCATAGTCGTCGTACCAGAACGGGCCATCGTATCCGTCACCGTTCGGCGCACGCATCGTCAATAGCTCCTCGACCGTGTGACTTTCGAGCGGCCGGGTCGGGTCGACGCCGCCGTGGACCACGAGCGCGTCGGCGAAGGAGATCACGACGGGAAGCGTCTCGAGGTACGCCCGATCCCCTTCCCGAAGCCACTGTGGGTCCGTGTCGCCACGCACGATCTTCTGCTCGTTGTTTCCCCGAACGCTGCGGAACCGCGGATCGTCGCGAACGACGTCGATGACGCCCGGACTGTCCGGTCCCTTTCGAACGAGGTCGCCGACGAACAGCACGAGGTCGTCCTCGCCCACCGCACAGTCCGCGAGGAGTCGGTCGAGGGTGTCTCGGCTCCCGTGGACGTCCCCGATGATGTAGACCTCATCGTGCGCCGATACGTCGATCCTGTCGTGGTGATCCTCGACTGCCTCGCTGAACTCGGGATGCATATGTGATGGTTCCAACCGGGGCCAGCCGCAGGCCGACCGTCGGGTCGACCGACGCCGAACACGGGTTAATCAGTTTATAATAGCCGACAACACCGCTATATATGTCTGCCGAGATGACGCATTCACAGATCACATTAAACAATAATAATCCGTTTGTACGGAAGTATTTACTATACCCGTCCGTTCGAACACCATATGCGGAATACACGTGAACACGTGTCGATCGAGTCACACACCGAATACACGATCTCCCGGTCGACGTGCTGGCGCTGTGGGGCCTCGATCCCGGAACACAGCGTGCGGAGCACGCTCTGTCCCGACTGCACCCGCCGTCACGTTGGGTGATCGGAGCGGGGTTGCGGTTCGTCGCCGCGACGCCGGACCCGACTCCGACCCGTCCGACTCCGACCCGTCCGATGCGAGTCCGTCGTGACGATTTCTGCTATCCAACCGACACGACGCCGGCCGATCGACGGGCGGACACGAAGCTATAGGTGTCGTCCGTGAGTAGTGACGACGACCATGGCCGACCGCCCCTACGAGTACCCGACGACGGACTCGTCCGAGGGAATACGAGTGCTCCACGTCGACGACGACCCCGACGTCGCCGAGCTGACGGCGGTCGCGCTGGAACGCGAGAACGACGCGTTCACGGTCGTCACCGAGACCGACGCGCACGCGGGGCTCGACCGGGTTCGGGAGGGCGCGATCGACTGTATCGTCTCGGATTACGACATGCCGGACCTGACCGGGCTGGCGCTCCTCGAGCACGTCCGGGAGATCGATCCGGACGTTCCGTTCGTCCTCTTTACCGCCAAGGGTTCCGAGGAGATCGCCAGCGAGGCGATCTCGGCCGGCGTCACGGATTACATCCAAAAAGGGCCGCGGATGGACGCGTACACGGTGCTCGCCAATCGGGTCGAGAACGCGGTCGATCAGTACCGATCCCGGCAGGCGCTCGCCGAGAGCCAGCGCCGGCTCTCGCGGTTCATCGACCAGTCGCCGCTGGGAACGATCGTCTACGACGAGACGTTCACGATCCGGCGGGTCAACGCGGCGGCGGAGGCGATCACGGGCTACGAGGCGGCCGACCTCGTCGGCGGGACCTGGCTCCCGATCGTTCCGTCCGAGATCCGCCGACACGTCGCCGAGGTCGAACGCCAGCTGCTTGCCGACAAGGGCGGCTATCACAGCGTCAACGAGATCGTGACGAAAGCCGGCGATCGGCGCCTCTGCTCGTGGCACAACCGGGTCGTCACCGACGCCGACGGGACCGTCATCACGATCGTCTCCCAGTTCGAGGACGTCACCGAACGGCGGCGCCAGCGACACGAGCTCGAGGAGACGAACGCGGTCCTCTCGACGCTGTTCGACACGCTGCCCGTCGGCGTGCTCGCCGAGGACGTCGACCGGACCGTGTTGGCGGCCAACGAACGGATCTTCGAGCTCCTCGAGATGCCCGGGTCGCCGGCGGAGGCGGCCGGCGCCGACTGCGAGGCGCTGGCGGCGACGGTCAGCGACCGGTTCGCCGATCCGGAGGCGTTCCGTACGGGGGTCGACCGCCGCATCGCGGACGGCGAGCCGGTCGAAGGGGAGGAGATCACGCTGGCCGACGGGCGGACGGTCGCCCGGAGCTACCG
Proteins encoded:
- the ppk1 gene encoding polyphosphate kinase 1, whose amino-acid sequence is MHHSTQQSNGESATEIDLTDPDYYLNRELSELAFQERVLREGLDERNPPLERLRFLAFFTKNTDEFFMKRVGGLKQQIDANVRTTTPDGRTPAQQWEEVLEAARPLFREQSEYWRTTLKPTLAESGIAIRDHETLPADERETLRDYFEESILPTLTPLVFDPAHPFPFISNRSLSLAVLSASDADEPRFTRIKIPSNQPRLVEVPGETHHYVLIEDLIEANLDLLLPGLDVRDVSKFKVTRNAEVRRNEEVAEDLIDLVEEVLEQRRFATVVRLEVDADMPDESLAILTDQLDVDDREVFHRRGPIDFSDFFSLTDCNRSDLKLPDWKPRPHPRLGPTATESPTTESPTTESTATESPTTESTATESPTTESPTTESTATESPTTESPTTEPTATESRAATADVFREIRKGDVLVHHPYHSFEGTVQRFLDAAAHDPDVLAVKAAIYRTASDSKVIQSLIDAADNGKQVAVMVELKARFDERNNLEWVRQLEEEGIHVAYGTVGLKTHTKTALVVRREDDGVKLYSHVGTGNYHSGTAKGYSDLGLLTADRDIGLDLTKVFNFFTGPTLDDRFRKLLIAPVTMRERFTEMVRREAEHARSGRRARIVVKVNGLEDPSMVEELYRASRAGVDIDLLVRDICRLRPGIEGVSENITVHSIVGRFLEHARIFYFENGGTPEWYLGSADWMTRNLDHRVEAVTPVENERLRRQLRFILEASLRDNRRRWVMQSDGSYERTTPSEEESVRDIQHLLMDATDAALDHNAGMGLRIETDAIDEELLVTEDSEAVQPVSDAESETAEAETAEAETDTALEVPHGTDPDGSDDGPTNPDGSDDGPTNPDGSDDDRTLSGDISVFETYSERWYHPDSESYEWAVRTTDGNRRYFKTRSGARDRLRSEYGTIR
- a CDS encoding metallophosphoesterase family protein encodes the protein MHPEFSEAVEDHHDRIDVSAHDEVYIIGDVHGSRDTLDRLLADCAVGEDDLVLFVGDLVRKGPDSPGVIDVVRDDPRFRSVRGNNEQKIVRGDTDPQWLREGDRAYLETLPVVISFADALVVHGGVDPTRPLESHTVEELLTMRAPNGDGYDGPFWYDDYDGPHRVFFGHTVHESPVEREFAVGLDTGCVYGGTLTAYRYRHDDFVATDPAVTHRSRADSKVVSPI